The following proteins come from a genomic window of Amphiura filiformis chromosome 16, Afil_fr2py, whole genome shotgun sequence:
- the LOC140136279 gene encoding uncharacterized protein encodes MAWGRKTNLLSCIFTCISMGRLFSGVRPTRVQVNMASFTCFNQKTCIMHVNKDIKGDIKECTDTGWHKFLECARGWVNFDVKQGEIAKEVASRAGFDLKETMNMETGIIPKPSFAGYHYKCYQTFCDVSKIRRLEEREEKKKKRLAETQALPDNSPTTDIDKIKIEQAPIFDSPPSHPQNLHIHTTESSIKKIQLLFCKTCGLQRVCDVTEELQKLFTEKYLEQNTCGICQKQVEHNNDAKTEKSEQADTTVEQSDDSDGENEDYGLSEDSHETYGQNEDISLLSKSVVEKEKIDTKVVRKRPGKTTSRMVKVARKERHVNDVNQELTRVTTRLRTGAITSRKYTNPQDDEFPTEDEESDSESNSEDTDNKVQDEEDTAMENEADEDIDEEVKQLMQMEEDPELVTSSTLLEETGENHVKFLDPELMEVTSPSDDPEKPIKCKICNATFVTIGSFVNHVSDHTDKGPMEKPLKCSDCGKNFSMRAFTQHRRRHLKLETPQQCIYKGCKFVFKERTVFQSHLDVHKGLKRHCCKVCGAGYLKKGDLSAHQSVQVRGRKQRLCRYCKKSFTTRKKAMKHERRVHGQRDNLECDECGRLCLSLYMLKRHKRFHKSTDFLCGRCKKCFTDQATLDQHVELNTCKAPGDIDWEEATKFVDPRLVALMDKPRIRDKPFRCKHCPTEFNSAFIFLKHMKYKHPQIDCPVTHAYTCDQCDAKFKRHDEVTRHNMTHSLHRPYMCDHDGCNKSFKTLSYLKEHKDTHRVDRRKYICHICGAGLSTRSHVKNHVETVHWKSKPYKCTYCDKGFHTQGLQRKHERLRHLNERPFVCEVCGKSFQDKCALVTHNYTHTGERPFACHLCEYRCVRRDYLNKHIRIHTGDRPYKCELCETTFMQKTTLNNHLKKDHSSA; translated from the exons atggcatggggtagaaaaacaaacttactttcttgtattttcacgtgtatttcaatgggacgtttatttagtggtgtgcgccccaCACGAGTTCAGGTAAACATGGCgtcttttacatgttttaatcaAAAAACATGCATTATGCACGTAAATAAAGATATTAAGGGCGATATAAAGGAATGTACAGATACAGGATGGCATAAATTCTTAGAATGTGCAAGGGGTTGGGTGAATTTTGACGTGAAACAAGGAGAGATAGCAAAGGAAGTTGCATCACGAGCAGGCTTCGATCTCAAAGAAACAATGAATATGGAAACAGGTATCATCCCGAAACCATCATTCGCTGGATATCACTACAAGTGCTACCAAACTTTCTGCGATGTTAGCAAGATAAGGAGACTTGAAGAacgagaagaaaagaagaagaaacgtCTTGCAG AAACACAAGCTCTACCAGACAACTCACCAACCACAGACATCGATAAGATTAAGATAGAACAAGCTCCAATATTCGACTCTCCGCCATCGCACCCGCAGAACCTACACAT ACATACGACGGAGTCATCTATCAAGAAAATCCAGCTGTTATTCTGCAAAACTTGTGGTTTGCAACGAGTCTGTGATGTGACAGAAGAACTCCAAAAACTCTTCACAGAAAAATACTTGGAGCAAAACACGTGTGGTATTTGCCAAAAACAAGTGGAACATAATAACGACGCTAAAACTGAGAAATCTGAACAAGCTGATACAACAGTAGAGCAAAGTGATGACAGCGATGGTGAGAATGAAGATTATGGTCTAAGTGAAGACAGTCATGAAACCTATGGTCAGAATGAAGATATTAGTCTACTTTCAAAAAGTGTTGTGGAAAAGGAAAAAATAGATAcgaaggttgtcagaaaacgtccTGGCAAAACAACTTCCAGAATGGTTAAAGTCGCCCGGAAGGAACGACATGTAAATGATGTAAACCAAGAACTCACCAGGGTAACAACAAGGTTAAGAACAGGTGCAATAACATCCAGGAAATATACCAATCCTCAGGATGATGAATTCCCGACCGAAGATGAGGAATCTGATTCGGAGTCAAACTCTGAAGATACTGACAATAAGGTACAAGATGAAGAGGACACTGCCATGGAGAATGAGGCAGATGAAGACATTGACGAAGAAGTAAAACAATTGATGCAAATGGAAGAAGATCCTGAATTGGTGACATCATCTACATTACTGGAAGAAACAGGTGAAAACCATGTCAAGTTTCTTGATCCAGAACTTATGGAAGTCACATCGCCTTCAGACGATCCAGAAAAACCCATCAAGTGCAAGATATGCAATGCAACATTCGTTACTATTGGATCATTTGTTAACCACGTATCAGATCACACGGATAAAGGGCCAATGGAGAAGCCCCTAAAATGCTCAGATTGTGGGAAGAATTTCTCTATGAGGGCTTTCACGCAGCATAGAAGGCGCCATCTCAAATTGGAGACTCCTCAGCAGTGTATCTACAAAGGCTGCAAGTTCGTATTCAAGGAGAGGACAGTTTTTCAAAGCCATTTGGATGTGCACAAAGGTTTGAAACGTCATTGTTGCAAGGTATGTGGTGCTGGATATTTGAAAAAAGGAGATCTGTCCGCACATCAAAGTGTCCAAGTTAGAGGACGAAAACAACGTCTTTGCAGGTATTGTAAGAAGTCCTTCACTACCAGAAAGAAAGCGATGAAACATGAGAGAAGAGTTCATGGGCAACGAGATAATCTTGAATGTGATGAGTGTGGCCGATTATGTTTGTCACTCTATATGCTAAAGAGGCACAAAAGATTCCACAAGTCAACTGATTTCCTGTGCGGCAGgtgtaaaaaatgttttacagatcaAGCCACGCTTGATCAACATGTAGAATTAAACACTTGTAAAGCCCCTGGTGACATTGACTGGGAAGAGGCAACAAAATTTGTGGATCCAAGACTCGTGGCGCTCATGGATAAGCCAAGAATACGGGACAAACCATTCAGGTGCAAACATTGTCCAACGGAATTCAACAGTGCATTCATATTTTTGAAACATATGAAATATAAACATCCACAGATCGATTGCCCTGTGACACATGCATACACTTGTGATCAGTGTGATGCGAAATTTAAAAGGCATGACGAAGTGACGCGGCATAATATGACCCACTCGCTTCACAGGCCATATATGTGCGATCATGACGGCTGTAACAAAAGTTTCAAAACTTTATCATATTTGAAAGAGCACAAAGATACTCACAGAGTTGATAGAAGAAAATATATCTGTCATATCTGTGGCGCAGGTTTGTCAACACGTTCACATGTTAAAAACCACGTGGAGACCGTGCATTGGAAAAGTAAACCATACAAATGTACGTACTGCGACAAAGGTTTCCATACACAGGGGTTACAGAGAAAACACGAAAGATTGCGTCATCTCAATGAAAGACCTTTTGTGTGTGAAGTCTGTGGAAAGTCCTTTCAAGACAAATGTGCGCTGGTTACTCATAATTACACTCACACGGGTGAGCGACCATTCGCTTGTCATCTGTGCGAGTATCGATGTGTTCGTCGCGATTATTTGAACAAGCACATCAGGATACACACGGGAGACCGTCCCTACAAATGTGAACTGTGTGAGACAACATTTATGCAAAAAACTACCCTGAATAATCATTTGAAGAAAGATCATTCTTCAGCCTAA